A genomic stretch from Sphingobacterium sp. ML3W includes:
- a CDS encoding GNAT family N-acetyltransferase — MELKIRQAQENEIDVLLEFEQGIVAAERPYDETLKDGKFHYYDLLELIKSTEAEVLVAATGDQIVGSGYAKIVDAKPYQKYAKYVHLGFMYVRPEYRGQGINKLILEALTSWAKERKISEVRLQVYDQNESAKKAYSKAGFKPNLLEMRIEI, encoded by the coding sequence ATGGAACTAAAAATCAGACAAGCACAGGAGAATGAAATCGATGTATTACTAGAATTTGAACAGGGCATTGTTGCAGCCGAGCGCCCCTATGACGAAACCTTAAAGGATGGAAAATTTCATTATTATGATCTGCTGGAATTAATAAAATCAACGGAAGCAGAGGTACTGGTTGCTGCAACCGGCGATCAGATCGTCGGATCGGGCTATGCCAAAATAGTCGACGCCAAACCTTATCAAAAGTATGCGAAATATGTCCATTTGGGATTTATGTATGTCAGGCCTGAATATCGTGGTCAGGGTATTAATAAATTGATTCTGGAGGCATTAACAAGCTGGGCAAAGGAACGAAAGATTTCTGAAGTCAGGCTTCAGGTTTATGATCAGAATGAAAGTGCAAAAAAAGCATATAGCAAAGCAGGGTTTAAGCCCAATTTATTGGAAATGAGAATAGAGATTTAG
- a CDS encoding DUF3472 domain-containing protein, translating into MRKIKFAALLGAALICFVSCQKTIVKSEAEEKLSLRAATPGPNGYEVPLGGNAFVTAAPSGAAEVINSNGLANWTNANSIVSTYAKLPQGGTLSVKIRAKVLPNGDSSVVKLTINGVSKQLSLKGGTVKDYTVGNYTVNAGGYVKMDLQGVSKTGGYFADVSHLILSGSATTGTAIYSDNNIDNTYYWSRRGPSCHLGYTVPTSQQVSYYYSEINVPTGEDKIGSYFMANGFGQGYFGMQVNSATERRVLFSVWSPYSTDNPAEIPVEDRITLNRKGANTTTGEFGGEGSGGQSYMKYSWTSGKSYKFLLKGEPDGNGATDFTAWFNDPSVNNWVLVASWKRPKISTYLTNFHSFLENFNADNGYLGRSADYKNQWVRTASGTWMPVVQAKFTVDGTYSSNQRIDAMGGSNGNSFFLKNGGFFNTVVSPGTMFTVTNGNAAPTIDLTTLP; encoded by the coding sequence ATGAGAAAAATTAAATTTGCGGCATTGCTCGGTGCGGCACTGATCTGTTTTGTTTCCTGTCAAAAAACTATTGTTAAATCAGAGGCAGAGGAAAAACTGTCCTTGCGGGCGGCCACCCCAGGTCCCAACGGCTATGAAGTTCCGCTAGGTGGCAATGCCTTCGTTACTGCAGCACCCTCCGGCGCAGCAGAAGTCATCAATAGCAACGGCTTAGCCAACTGGACCAATGCCAATAGCATTGTGAGTACCTATGCTAAATTGCCACAAGGAGGAACATTAAGTGTGAAAATCCGTGCCAAAGTATTGCCCAATGGCGACAGCAGCGTGGTCAAGTTGACCATCAACGGTGTGAGCAAGCAACTGAGCCTCAAGGGCGGCACGGTAAAGGATTATACCGTGGGTAACTATACAGTCAATGCTGGTGGTTATGTTAAAATGGATCTGCAGGGAGTTTCCAAAACCGGTGGTTACTTTGCCGATGTTTCCCATCTTATTTTGAGCGGATCAGCGACAACAGGTACTGCGATCTACAGTGACAATAATATCGACAATACCTACTATTGGTCAAGACGAGGGCCTTCCTGTCACTTAGGGTACACCGTACCGACCAGCCAGCAGGTCTCCTATTATTATAGTGAGATCAATGTCCCTACTGGCGAAGATAAAATTGGGTCATACTTTATGGCCAATGGATTCGGTCAAGGGTATTTTGGTATGCAGGTCAATTCGGCTACGGAGCGCCGTGTACTGTTTTCGGTATGGAGCCCTTATAGCACGGACAATCCAGCTGAAATACCTGTTGAAGATCGCATTACACTCAACCGCAAAGGAGCTAACACCACGACCGGCGAGTTTGGTGGCGAGGGTTCTGGTGGACAGAGTTATATGAAATATAGTTGGACAAGCGGCAAGAGCTACAAATTCTTGCTTAAAGGAGAACCTGATGGGAATGGTGCCACCGATTTTACCGCTTGGTTCAATGACCCTTCGGTCAACAACTGGGTACTGGTTGCGAGCTGGAAAAGACCCAAGATATCCACTTATCTGACCAACTTCCATAGCTTCCTTGAAAACTTTAATGCAGATAACGGTTACCTTGGACGCTCAGCAGATTATAAAAATCAATGGGTACGGACAGCTTCGGGCACATGGATGCCGGTGGTTCAGGCCAAATTTACAGTGGATGGAACCTATTCCAGCAACCAACGCATCGACGCCATGGGCGGCAGCAATGGAAATAGTTTCTTCCTTAAAAATGGTGGTTTTTTCAATACAGTGGTCAGCCCGGGTACTATGTTTACCGTAACCAATGGGAATGCTGCGCCTACAATAGATCTTACGACACTGCCATAG
- a CDS encoding glycoside hydrolase family 2 TIM barrel-domain containing protein has translation MEPYNCYNILLKLLLYNRYGRLLTTVAIWLLMTVPLIGQSRQETIFNTGWWFKLDSIGQHNHIRDGNNWRLLDLPHDWSIEMPFRAHSPAGSGAAYLDGGVGWYQKSFKLSKSDKAQRVFINFEGVYENSEVWINGHPLGKRPNGYIGFEYELSPYLRWDGKENLLSVKVDNHKQPNSRFYSGSGIYRDVRLVIRNPVSIATNSTFVQARQLSEKRAVVSLSLDIEQIPQQTRTLSLRTQLVSPKGVVVATEQHVLGKRGPGVYPFQQEIILDNPLLWGIETPHQYTAQVQLLADDQVLDEQDTKFGLRNFSFDQQQGFILNGKRLKIRGVCLHSDLGALGMAFNRSAALRQLRILKTMGVNGIRTSHNPAAPAFLDLCDSLGFIVMSETFDVWKGHKNPFDYHLYWDQWFHRDFADQVKRDRNHPSLFIWCLGNEAQEQWHSKADGAAIPKALAAIVDSLDGTRPTTIANNEMSKENPVLMSSAVDIMGYNYNHQKWASFTTDHPGKKFIVTESTSALESRGQYDLVPYDSIRMWPERWDIPFNGGNGDKAISAYDNVYTPWGSSHQTSLRLMEQYDHIAGMYVWTGFDYLGEPTPYTWPARSSYFGIVDLAGFPKDVYYLYQSVWTDKPVLHVLPHWNWKQGDKIDVVVYYNQADRVELYLNGKKIREQSRDTSRYDLVFKAVDFEAGALEVISYRGRQKVLSKIVRTAGKPYRIELSTEKSTPNMVGNELTYVHAYVLDEQGTIVPDSAHDIRFFLEGEDARIVATDNGNTTDLRSFQSASRQAFHGKALAIIAIKNKGKIVIVRAESKGLVSGELQIETK, from the coding sequence ATGGAGCCATATAATTGCTATAATATTCTGCTGAAACTACTTTTATATAACAGGTATGGCCGACTACTGACTACAGTGGCAATTTGGCTGTTAATGACAGTACCCCTGATCGGACAATCCCGGCAGGAAACTATTTTTAATACCGGCTGGTGGTTTAAACTTGACAGCATCGGGCAACATAATCATATACGGGACGGTAATAACTGGCGTCTGCTTGATCTACCGCACGACTGGAGCATCGAGATGCCTTTCCGAGCACACAGCCCCGCAGGTAGTGGGGCAGCTTATCTGGACGGTGGGGTCGGATGGTACCAAAAATCGTTTAAGCTGAGCAAGTCGGATAAAGCCCAACGGGTATTTATCAACTTCGAAGGTGTGTATGAGAACAGCGAAGTCTGGATCAATGGGCATCCGCTTGGGAAACGGCCAAACGGCTATATCGGATTTGAATATGAACTTTCGCCGTATTTACGTTGGGATGGCAAGGAAAATCTGCTTTCAGTCAAAGTGGACAACCATAAGCAGCCCAACTCTCGGTTCTATTCGGGCTCGGGGATCTATCGCGATGTGCGGTTGGTGATCCGTAATCCGGTCAGTATAGCCACAAACAGCACATTTGTTCAAGCTAGACAGCTCAGTGAAAAACGTGCTGTTGTCAGCCTGTCACTTGATATAGAACAAATCCCTCAGCAGACCAGAACACTTTCCCTGCGGACACAGCTGGTATCGCCCAAAGGTGTAGTAGTCGCCACTGAACAACATGTACTCGGCAAACGCGGACCAGGTGTCTATCCTTTCCAGCAGGAAATCATATTGGATAACCCGCTTTTGTGGGGAATAGAGACACCCCATCAGTATACTGCCCAAGTGCAGCTTCTGGCGGACGACCAAGTCCTGGATGAGCAGGACACCAAATTTGGCTTGCGCAATTTTAGCTTTGACCAGCAGCAGGGATTTATCCTGAACGGCAAGCGCCTCAAAATCCGCGGTGTCTGCCTGCATAGTGATCTTGGTGCCCTGGGAATGGCTTTTAACCGATCTGCAGCGTTACGGCAGCTGCGGATATTGAAAACAATGGGCGTCAACGGTATACGTACTTCCCATAATCCCGCAGCGCCGGCATTTTTGGATCTCTGTGACAGTTTGGGCTTTATTGTGATGAGTGAAACTTTTGATGTCTGGAAAGGGCATAAGAATCCCTTTGATTACCATTTGTATTGGGATCAATGGTTTCACCGGGATTTTGCCGACCAAGTTAAACGCGACCGGAACCATCCCTCGCTGTTTATCTGGTGCCTGGGCAATGAAGCACAGGAACAGTGGCATTCCAAAGCGGATGGTGCAGCGATTCCCAAGGCTTTAGCAGCAATTGTCGACAGCCTTGATGGTACCCGCCCGACAACCATTGCCAACAATGAAATGTCAAAAGAAAATCCTGTATTAATGAGTTCCGCCGTGGATATTATGGGCTACAATTATAACCATCAGAAATGGGCCAGTTTTACGACAGATCATCCAGGAAAGAAGTTTATCGTAACTGAAAGCACATCCGCACTGGAAAGCCGGGGCCAATATGATCTCGTACCTTACGATTCCATCCGAATGTGGCCTGAGCGATGGGATATCCCTTTCAACGGTGGCAATGGGGATAAAGCCATCTCAGCATACGACAACGTCTATACCCCCTGGGGATCGAGCCATCAGACTAGTCTACGCTTAATGGAACAGTATGATCATATTGCTGGAATGTACGTGTGGACAGGATTTGATTACCTTGGCGAACCAACGCCTTATACCTGGCCTGCACGGAGTTCGTATTTCGGGATCGTGGATTTAGCAGGGTTCCCGAAAGATGTCTATTACCTGTACCAAAGCGTCTGGACCGACAAGCCTGTCCTGCATGTGTTGCCACATTGGAACTGGAAACAGGGGGATAAGATTGATGTGGTGGTTTATTATAATCAGGCAGACCGTGTGGAACTATACCTAAACGGAAAAAAAATCCGTGAACAGTCCAGAGATACCAGCCGTTATGACCTTGTTTTTAAGGCGGTTGATTTTGAAGCTGGTGCACTTGAAGTGATTTCCTATCGGGGTCGCCAAAAGGTATTGAGCAAAATTGTCCGTACGGCAGGAAAGCCTTATCGGATAGAATTGTCAACCGAAAAATCCACACCTAATATGGTGGGCAATGAACTAACTTACGTACATGCCTATGTGCTGGACGAGCAGGGTACCATCGTGCCAGATTCAGCACATGATATTAGGTTTTTCCTTGAAGGAGAAGACGCAAGGATCGTGGCTACCGACAATGGCAATACAACTGATCTCAGGAGTTTTCAGTCGGCCTCACGGCAGGCATTTCATGGAAAAGCACTGGCCATCATCGCTATTAAAAATAAGGGAAAAATTGTTATTGTAAGAGCTGAAAGTAAAGGGCTTGTATCAGGGGAATTACAAATTGAAACAAAGTAG
- a CDS encoding glycoside hydrolase family 43 protein, with protein MNRNKLTFLHRICMALANYCCLLLFLTVPSYAQTGFKNPVIRGFNPDPSICRVGDDYYLVTSSFEYFPGLPIYHSKDLVNWKQVGHCLNRASQLNLKGVSSSGGLFAPSIRYHDGLFYVICTNVSDKGNFYCTTKNPAGLWSDPIWVDIKSIDPDIFWDEDGKSYFVTQGDEGIRVTAIDLSTGKLTSAEKVVWAGTGGRFPEAPHIYKKDGYYYLLLGEGGTEYAHSASIGRSRSIWGPYESCPLNPILSHSNRLGQGNPIQGVGHADLVQAVDGSWWTVFLGFRVTQQYSYYHILGRETFLAPVSWPKDGWPQINGNGKVQLDMAVKTPPAVSVAAPAQRDDFTAAQLGLPWQYLRNPDSSKYSLTERRGSLCLYTSPISLNETESPSFIGRRQTEHDFQAGVKLELVANADREEAGITLYQNNSHHYDFFLSRKGGTYMLQLRAKVGSLHYIAAEKEVAGSKVELRISGTPLTYAFAFKDAKSSGYSKLASLDTRYLSTEVAGGFTGVMIGLYASSNGQTTKAKVFFDWFDYQLSS; from the coding sequence ATGAATAGGAATAAATTAACTTTTTTGCATAGGATATGCATGGCCTTGGCTAACTATTGCTGCCTGCTGCTATTCTTGACGGTACCGAGCTATGCGCAGACAGGATTTAAAAATCCGGTTATCCGTGGATTTAACCCAGATCCGAGTATCTGTCGCGTGGGCGATGACTATTACCTCGTGACCTCCTCCTTCGAGTATTTCCCAGGGCTTCCGATCTATCATAGTAAGGACCTAGTCAACTGGAAGCAGGTGGGGCACTGCCTGAACCGGGCGTCGCAGCTGAATCTCAAAGGGGTGAGTTCGTCCGGCGGGCTATTCGCACCATCAATACGCTATCACGATGGTCTATTCTATGTGATCTGTACCAATGTATCAGATAAGGGTAACTTTTATTGTACAACAAAAAATCCGGCTGGTCTCTGGAGCGATCCAATCTGGGTGGATATCAAAAGCATAGATCCGGACATCTTCTGGGATGAGGATGGTAAAAGCTATTTTGTGACTCAGGGGGACGAAGGTATCCGTGTGACCGCCATTGACTTGAGTACCGGCAAATTGACCTCAGCGGAAAAAGTAGTCTGGGCTGGTACAGGGGGGCGATTCCCCGAAGCACCCCATATCTACAAAAAAGACGGTTACTATTACCTACTATTGGGCGAAGGCGGCACAGAATATGCCCACAGCGCTAGTATTGGGCGGAGTCGCTCTATCTGGGGACCTTACGAATCCTGTCCACTCAACCCGATTCTATCCCATTCCAACCGTTTGGGACAGGGAAATCCCATTCAAGGGGTGGGTCATGCAGACCTGGTCCAGGCCGTTGATGGCTCCTGGTGGACTGTATTCTTGGGATTCCGTGTGACACAACAGTATAGCTATTACCATATACTGGGACGCGAGACATTCTTGGCACCGGTAAGCTGGCCCAAAGATGGCTGGCCACAAATCAACGGCAACGGAAAGGTCCAATTAGATATGGCTGTAAAAACCCCTCCAGCTGTGTCGGTGGCAGCCCCCGCACAGCGCGATGATTTCACTGCTGCACAATTGGGCTTGCCATGGCAATATCTGCGAAATCCCGACTCATCAAAGTACTCTTTGACCGAACGCCGCGGAAGCCTCTGCCTGTATACAAGTCCGATTTCATTAAACGAAACGGAATCGCCCTCCTTTATCGGTCGTAGACAGACCGAACACGACTTTCAGGCCGGCGTAAAACTTGAACTTGTCGCAAACGCCGATCGGGAAGAAGCTGGTATAACACTGTATCAGAACAATTCACACCATTACGACTTCTTTCTCAGCCGCAAGGGAGGAACCTATATGCTGCAGCTGCGTGCAAAGGTAGGTTCCCTGCATTATATCGCGGCTGAAAAGGAAGTTGCGGGCAGCAAGGTAGAATTGCGTATCAGCGGAACGCCGTTGACGTACGCCTTTGCTTTTAAAGATGCAAAATCCAGTGGCTACAGCAAGTTGGCCAGCTTGGATACCCGTTATTTGAGTACCGAAGTAGCGGGCGGTTTTACGGGGGTAATGATCGGTCTGTATGCTAGCTCCAACGGGCAGACGACCAAAGCGAAAGTATTTTTTGACTGGTTTGATTATCAGCTATCTTCTTAA
- a CDS encoding RagB/SusD family nutrient uptake outer membrane protein: MKKINYISYPMLLGSLLLGSCSSSFLDVEPMTSVLESNFYKTIADAEMALIGCYDGYQRTTSNGSQAFYITSEVASDNCFGGTGTTDGRAFQAIDRFDIGQSQSDNNIFDGTWSDYYSGIFRCNTLLGKLDGTDFSGNTTVRARIEGETRFLRALLYFDLVRLFENIPLLTSPTSDNIPQSDPKEIYKLIVSDLKFAASSIPANAYPKSAAATNDGRATPFAAKALLARVYLFYSGYYAAEDIGISKAEALAGLEEIIKSGQFALVADFKNLWPAASYIPNAADNTLDISKYAGKGNSEVVFAQKFNNTSDYEGHIDGNRWVVFLGLRGKNWSPYGQGWGACTVSKSFFHTFDNNDTRKTASIIDISGEKIPDFDLKDQREYTGYAIKKYAPTALPDGTTNTGGDKDMQLSQDQDYFVIRYADVLLMAAELGSSNAQQYFDQVRKRAYKTNFVALPVSKSNILKERNFEFAFEGIRYWDVLRLGLNNAAAILETSEDVLSGSAPDKVIVTKNKFLTTRGFMQIPNKQITLSNGVLKQNAGWN; this comes from the coding sequence ATGAAAAAAATAAACTATATCTCATATCCCATGTTGTTGGGATCCCTTTTATTGGGTTCCTGTTCGTCCAGTTTCCTGGATGTTGAACCTATGACAAGTGTTCTAGAGAGCAATTTTTATAAAACAATAGCAGATGCCGAAATGGCTTTGATCGGTTGTTATGACGGCTACCAACGGACCACCTCTAACGGTAGCCAAGCTTTTTATATCACCTCCGAAGTTGCCTCGGACAACTGTTTTGGAGGTACCGGGACAACAGATGGTCGCGCTTTTCAGGCAATAGACCGTTTTGATATTGGACAGTCCCAATCGGACAACAATATTTTCGATGGCACCTGGTCGGATTACTATTCAGGTATTTTTAGATGTAATACGCTGCTGGGAAAATTGGATGGCACAGATTTCTCGGGGAATACAACGGTACGCGCACGGATCGAAGGTGAAACACGGTTCCTGCGGGCGCTCCTGTACTTCGATCTCGTTCGCCTCTTCGAAAATATACCATTGCTTACCAGTCCGACAAGCGATAATATCCCGCAGTCGGATCCCAAGGAAATCTATAAGCTGATTGTTTCGGACCTTAAATTTGCCGCAAGTAGCATCCCAGCGAATGCTTATCCAAAATCGGCCGCTGCAACCAACGACGGCCGGGCAACGCCTTTTGCTGCAAAAGCACTACTGGCAAGGGTTTATCTATTTTATTCAGGCTATTATGCCGCTGAAGATATCGGCATCTCCAAAGCCGAAGCGCTAGCGGGATTGGAAGAGATAATCAAAAGCGGCCAATTTGCTCTGGTCGCTGATTTTAAAAATCTATGGCCAGCAGCGAGTTATATTCCTAACGCCGCGGACAATACATTGGATATTTCCAAATATGCGGGCAAAGGAAATTCGGAAGTGGTATTTGCACAGAAATTTAACAATACATCAGATTACGAAGGTCATATAGATGGCAACCGCTGGGTCGTTTTCCTGGGCTTGAGAGGTAAGAATTGGTCGCCTTATGGCCAGGGATGGGGAGCATGTACCGTGAGCAAAAGTTTCTTCCATACCTTTGATAACAATGACACCAGAAAGACAGCTTCAATCATAGACATCAGCGGCGAGAAAATCCCTGATTTTGATCTGAAAGACCAGCGTGAATACACAGGATACGCCATCAAAAAATATGCACCAACAGCATTGCCGGATGGCACCACAAATACCGGTGGCGATAAGGATATGCAGTTGTCACAGGATCAGGATTACTTTGTAATCCGTTATGCGGACGTTTTGCTAATGGCAGCTGAATTGGGCTCATCTAATGCGCAGCAGTATTTTGACCAGGTGCGCAAACGGGCCTATAAAACGAATTTCGTAGCATTGCCCGTCTCAAAAAGTAATATCCTGAAAGAGCGGAATTTTGAATTTGCCTTTGAAGGTATCCGCTACTGGGATGTGCTGCGCCTGGGGCTTAATAATGCTGCCGCTATACTGGAAACATCCGAAGACGTACTTAGCGGATCGGCGCCCGATAAGGTCATTGTGACAAAAAATAAATTTTTGACCACACGGGGATTTATGCAGATCCCGAATAAGCAAATCACCCTTTCAAACGGTGTACTGAAACAGAACGCCGGATGGAATTAA
- a CDS encoding TonB-dependent receptor, producing MISKQLLSRGVAVVVMTGMTSLVWAQSFTGSVVSADSGLPIGGASIKIKNQQISTSTDESGKFSLQAAKGNVLTISYVGYKTQEITVTGVNSVIRLQPITSDLEEVVVIGYGVQKKKLNTGANLKVEGEELQKRNQLNPLQSLQGQAPGVSITSTSGQPGADMKVVVRGLGTIGNSGPLYVIDGVPGGDISVLNAADIQSIDVLKDAASAAIYGSQAANGVVLVTTKMGAAGKSQLSFDGYTGIQNVSRKAKLLDAHQYKTIMNEQSLNSGASTINFDGMQGLANTSWLDYMFKDNAKMDNYNVALTGGTEKSTYALSMNYISQEGIVGGKDVSNYQRYGFRTNSEHKLFDNFVKIGQHLNFNYIKNRGIGVGNQYNNTLRGAFTTSPLSPVYSDNGLYGSPFNDTSNSPWYNGDSNPYGVMMTNSNNSNDGQKLLADVFAEIEPIKGLKIRSLLGFNYYASEYRSFTPLYRFSIYTYNQDHTTTSQNMSKGHTLTWTNTASYDFDIQTDHRFSAMIGMESLRYQGTYLSGSNWNLLSQFNDFAHAYLDNTTGQAHLDEKGNVVETRTVSGKPENVTRRVSYFGRLGYNYKEKYLLNATLRADASSKFSRANRWGYFPSVSAGWVVSSEDFFQENLEGINFFKLRASWGQVGNQDIADFQYAAPISTSTGITSSNPGAHYVFGTSNNNISGAYPSRLSNPNLTWETSEQTNIGFDAKLVQNRLDLAADFYVKKTKDWLVTAPVLATTGTLPPFINGGDVKNTGVELGLNWSDKVNEFKYRFGVNGAYNKNKVGQIPTEDGIIHGQTAMLYDNSEEFYRAANGLPIGYFWGYKSDGLFQNQTEIDAWKNAGKGILQADVKPGDVKYVDQNSDGIINAADKTNLGVGMPNFTYGFNIGLDYKGFDFSVNAYGSLGNKIVQSYRNHTNKQANYTSRILDRWTGEGTSNSIPRVTETNVNWQFSDLYIQDGDFLRISNVTLGYDLSKLIGWKYANQIRFYLQGQNLFTFTKYDGMDPEIGYGTDGWVSGIDLGYYPRPRTVLFGLNVKF from the coding sequence ATGATAAGCAAACAATTGTTGAGCAGGGGCGTGGCCGTGGTGGTCATGACCGGCATGACCTCGCTGGTCTGGGCACAGTCCTTTACAGGATCGGTTGTTTCCGCTGATTCAGGCTTGCCGATCGGGGGAGCAAGTATTAAAATAAAGAATCAGCAGATCTCAACAAGCACGGATGAGTCGGGTAAGTTCTCATTGCAGGCCGCAAAAGGAAACGTGCTAACGATATCTTACGTGGGCTATAAAACGCAGGAGATTACTGTTACTGGAGTGAACAGCGTCATCCGCCTGCAACCCATCACTTCGGATCTGGAAGAAGTGGTGGTCATCGGTTACGGTGTGCAGAAGAAAAAGCTCAATACTGGTGCAAACTTGAAAGTCGAAGGCGAGGAATTGCAAAAAAGAAATCAGCTGAACCCCTTACAGTCACTTCAAGGGCAAGCACCGGGTGTTTCAATTACATCCACTTCCGGTCAGCCCGGAGCGGATATGAAAGTGGTCGTCCGTGGATTGGGAACGATTGGTAATTCAGGACCGCTATACGTCATTGATGGTGTGCCGGGCGGCGATATTTCGGTATTGAACGCAGCAGATATCCAATCTATCGATGTGCTCAAAGACGCCGCCTCGGCAGCAATATACGGTTCGCAGGCTGCCAATGGGGTCGTGTTGGTAACCACCAAGATGGGGGCCGCCGGTAAAAGCCAGCTGTCCTTTGACGGCTATACCGGTATCCAGAATGTATCACGTAAGGCGAAATTACTGGATGCCCATCAGTATAAAACAATTATGAATGAGCAATCCCTCAATTCGGGGGCTTCGACAATCAATTTTGATGGCATGCAAGGACTGGCCAACACCAGCTGGCTGGATTATATGTTCAAGGACAATGCGAAAATGGACAATTATAATGTAGCTCTGACCGGTGGTACCGAAAAATCCACCTATGCGCTGTCGATGAACTACATCAGTCAGGAGGGGATCGTCGGTGGTAAAGACGTATCCAATTATCAGCGTTATGGTTTCCGGACAAATTCGGAACATAAACTGTTTGACAATTTTGTCAAAATCGGGCAGCACCTCAATTTCAATTACATTAAAAACCGGGGCATCGGTGTGGGCAACCAATACAATAATACTTTACGGGGTGCTTTCACCACTTCACCGCTGTCACCGGTCTATTCGGACAACGGACTGTATGGCAGCCCCTTCAATGATACCTCCAACTCACCGTGGTACAATGGAGATAGCAATCCGTATGGTGTGATGATGACCAATTCGAATAACAGCAACGATGGGCAGAAGTTACTCGCGGATGTCTTTGCAGAGATCGAACCGATCAAGGGACTGAAAATACGCTCCTTATTGGGCTTTAACTATTATGCATCGGAATACCGGAGCTTTACGCCCTTGTACCGTTTTTCCATTTACACCTACAATCAGGACCATACCACCACTTCCCAGAATATGAGCAAGGGGCATACATTGACCTGGACAAATACCGCTTCCTATGATTTTGATATCCAAACGGATCACCGCTTTTCGGCCATGATCGGAATGGAGTCGCTACGATATCAGGGAACGTACCTTTCGGGCTCAAACTGGAACCTGCTTTCGCAGTTCAACGATTTTGCACATGCCTATCTGGACAACACGACCGGACAGGCGCATCTGGATGAGAAAGGAAATGTGGTGGAGACCCGCACCGTATCGGGAAAACCGGAAAACGTCACACGTCGGGTTTCGTATTTCGGCCGCTTGGGCTACAACTACAAAGAAAAGTACCTGCTGAATGCTACCTTGCGTGCCGATGCTTCATCCAAATTTTCACGCGCCAACCGCTGGGGGTATTTCCCATCAGTATCAGCGGGCTGGGTGGTCTCTTCGGAAGATTTCTTTCAGGAGAACCTGGAGGGAATAAACTTTTTTAAACTCCGGGCATCCTGGGGGCAGGTGGGCAATCAGGACATTGCTGATTTCCAGTACGCCGCACCAATCAGCACCTCAACGGGAATCACCTCGTCCAATCCCGGAGCCCATTATGTGTTCGGCACCAGCAACAACAATATCTCTGGCGCCTATCCGAGTCGCCTGTCCAATCCCAACTTAACCTGGGAAACCTCCGAACAGACAAATATCGGATTTGATGCCAAGCTTGTACAAAACCGGCTGGACTTAGCGGCCGACTTTTATGTCAAAAAGACCAAAGACTGGCTGGTGACGGCGCCGGTGCTAGCGACTACAGGAACGCTGCCACCCTTTATCAATGGTGGCGATGTGAAAAATACCGGAGTCGAACTCGGACTCAATTGGTCGGATAAGGTAAACGAATTCAAGTACCGTTTTGGTGTCAATGGGGCATATAACAAAAATAAAGTTGGTCAGATCCCAACCGAAGACGGTATTATCCATGGTCAAACAGCGATGTTATACGACAATTCAGAGGAATTTTACCGCGCGGCAAATGGCCTGCCTATTGGTTATTTCTGGGGCTATAAGAGCGATGGTCTTTTCCAGAACCAGACCGAAATTGATGCCTGGAAAAATGCCGGAAAGGGCATTCTTCAAGCGGACGTCAAACCCGGTGATGTAAAATATGTGGATCAGAATAGTGACGGGATCATCAATGCCGCGGACAAGACCAATCTAGGGGTAGGTATGCCTAATTTTACCTATGGATTTAACATTGGACTAGATTACAAAGGATTTGATTTCTCGGTCAATGCTTACGGTTCTTTGGGCAATAAGATCGTGCAGTCTTACCGAAATCATACCAATAAACAGGCGAACTATACCTCCCGGATCCTAGACCGTTGGACGGGCGAAGGTACTTCCAATTCCATCCCGCGCGTGACTGAAACAAATGTCAACTGGCAGTTTTCGGACTTATACATTCAGGATGGCGATTTCCTACGGATCAGCAATGTAACCCTGGGTTATGACCTTTCAAAACTGATCGGGTGGAAATACGCCAATCAGATCCGTTTCTATCTGCAGGGCCAGAATCTCTTCACTTTTACCAAATACGACGGCATGGATCCGGAAATCGGTTATGGTACGGACGGTTGGGTATCGGGCATTGACCTGGGCTATTACCCTAGACCACGGACTGTATTATTTGGTTTAAATGTTAAATTCTAA